Proteins from a genomic interval of Microbacterium abyssi:
- a CDS encoding lactonase family protein — MRPPAGLEREDAMTQFWIGGYGPDMDGDAGGIGLLEGDEGREPATLAYRGVVAAAASPSWLTAHPSLDVVYAALEGSGTVQAFVRNGERSLTSIGDAIDAGSGVCHLAVAPGGGYLVASCYGDGRVVRITLDAAGRLGTASAGDAATDPYGTDAGDDQPRAIDFAEVLASLKEPQSEAPRTGLLLFDEALGLNTAPATEPEPEPEPVEAPSRASHAHAAAFLPDGRIATTDLGLDLVRVWRPGRSGLVLDHQIVLPHGVGPRHMVVHPSGHLHVVTEYSCEVFTLAAGADGRWTLAAATTVSPAAQVGVDFPSELSRSRDGETLYAGVRGSNTIAALRVRGAGELVEPFALAESGVDWPRHHLVHDGSLLVAGQRSGEIAVLDLDERTGAPRGIRHRTAVPSPTGILLAR, encoded by the coding sequence ATGCGACCCCCGGCAGGGCTCGAGCGTGAGGATGCCATGACGCAGTTCTGGATCGGCGGGTACGGGCCGGACATGGACGGGGATGCCGGCGGCATCGGCCTGCTCGAAGGCGATGAGGGCCGCGAACCCGCGACGCTCGCGTACCGCGGAGTCGTCGCCGCGGCCGCATCGCCGTCCTGGCTCACCGCGCACCCGAGTCTCGACGTCGTCTACGCCGCGCTCGAGGGGTCGGGAACGGTGCAGGCGTTCGTGCGGAACGGCGAGCGGTCACTGACCTCGATCGGAGACGCGATCGATGCGGGCTCCGGCGTGTGCCATCTGGCCGTCGCGCCCGGCGGCGGATACCTGGTGGCGAGCTGTTACGGCGACGGGCGCGTCGTGCGCATCACTCTGGATGCCGCCGGACGGCTCGGCACGGCGTCGGCGGGGGATGCCGCGACCGATCCCTACGGGACCGATGCCGGTGACGACCAGCCGCGGGCGATCGACTTCGCCGAGGTGCTCGCGTCGCTGAAGGAGCCGCAGAGCGAGGCCCCGCGCACCGGACTGCTGTTGTTCGACGAGGCGCTCGGGCTGAACACGGCGCCCGCTACAGAACCGGAGCCTGAGCCCGAACCCGTCGAAGCCCCATCCCGCGCCTCGCACGCGCACGCCGCGGCGTTCCTTCCGGACGGCCGCATCGCGACCACCGACCTCGGGCTCGACCTCGTGCGCGTCTGGCGCCCCGGCCGGTCCGGGCTCGTGCTCGACCACCAGATCGTGCTGCCGCACGGTGTCGGACCGCGGCACATGGTCGTGCACCCCAGCGGTCACCTGCACGTGGTGACCGAGTACTCCTGCGAGGTGTTCACGCTCGCCGCCGGAGCGGACGGACGGTGGACGCTCGCCGCGGCGACGACCGTGAGCCCGGCGGCTCAGGTCGGCGTCGACTTCCCGTCCGAACTGTCGCGGTCGCGCGACGGCGAGACGCTCTATGCCGGGGTGCGCGGCAGCAACACGATCGCCGCCCTGCGCGTGCGAGGAGCCGGTGAGCTCGTCGAGCCATTCGCGCTCGCCGAATCGGGTGTGGACTGGCCGCGGCATCACCTCGTGCACGACGGATCGCTGCTCGTCGCCGGGCAGCGGTCGGGTGAGATCGCCGTGCT